The Apium graveolens cultivar Ventura chromosome 3, ASM990537v1, whole genome shotgun sequence sequence ATTGTGGAGCTTTGCATGCCCAAAAGATCATGGCAGGTAGAACAGGCTTGATCACCTAAAAGTCCCTTCAACATGCAATCTTCAGTACATTTGATATTTAAGACCAAGTCTATGTCAGCAATTTTGTCTAGGACCTCCTGCACCATGCATAAAAAAAGAATCAATATTTTACAATGCTCACTGTTTTCCTAAGAAAAGCAATAGATTTTTTGCTTCGATATAAAGATTTTTTTCCTAAGACTAATGTGGTATATGGCTGTGAAGAACGAACATTACAACAGCTCGAAACAAGGAAAAAGAATAATACGTAGAGATTTCGAATATGATACAATAACATTGCTGGAAACGAGATAGCCCCAAGCCTCTCAGAAAGTTAATTGGTCACACTACTTGAAAAAAAGAGAATTAAATCAATTAGGATATAGGCAATAAAAATGTGACTCACAGCTTGCACTCTGGTTCGAGGAATACCATCCAAAATGAACCCAGATTCACCCCTGCAGTACCCTTCTTCCAGCCTCTTCGACAATAGACCAAAAATCACTTCCTCTGGAACAAGCTTCCCTTGGTTTACGGAGTTTGCAATCTAAGTACGAACATATAAAATGGAGATTAAGAAAAACCAAATGATTAGAGAATTTAATAGTGTACATAACTTACAAAATAGACACACACTTTTTTAGCGAGAACTTTCCTTGTCCCAATATATTAAGGACTCAAGGTTCTAAATAAATATGTGAGTTTCAGTGCATAAAGTAACTTCAACTTCTTACTCGGTTGAGTCAACCATTGATAACTACAAGCATAAATGTATAGCATTAACATATTAATCAAAAATTATTAGTCAATTAAGGGTCGTTTGGTTCAGAAGTCGGTATGGGTTTGGAATCAGGAATCGGGTTAAGCATGTATGGGGATATGAGGAATGATTCATGATATTATGTGTTTGGGGAAtgagtttatttaattttaaatataatcaaCATCGCAATTTTGAGTTCATAATTATATGTAGAGACACATTGTACATTGAAATTAAGTTTCTACACAAtttacaaaaaaattaataaCAAGTATATGATTAGTAAAATTTAATTTaaccaattaaataataatttaatatttttcaATAAATTATTATCATTTTATTGAAAATTACATAATATATCAAATTAAAATATGTGTactaaaattatatttaattacaAAAAAGAAGATGAATAATAAAAATGAATCTGATACCTCGTACCCCTTTCCCATACCCACCTCCCCCTAAGGTATCAAATATGATTTCAGGTATCAAATATGATTCCTAGTGGATTTCAGGTATGAGTTTCAACTAATAAAAAATATGAACCAAACACCAGATATGGTTTTAAATGGACAAAACCCATACCTGTACCAAAATTTACTGAACCATAGTCTATTTACTTTACAAATTCCCATATTTTTAACGGATTTTTTGGGGTGCGCCGGCGGGGGGTGAGGATTCGAAAGAGCGGCCCTATATATCTAATGGAACAAAATCCCCAATTTTTCTACTCCAATTTATTCTGCCTCACTAACCCCAAATCAACTTAATAAAGCAACTAACACAATGCAAGATACAAGGTCATTCTGTAAAGAAACTCTATCAAGAGCCAAAAttaacccccccccccccttccGTGTATAAAGGCATCCAGCTTTCTTTTATCAATTTTATCAAATAGTTTATAAGTAACATTTAGTACTCAGAACTTCCTCCTTGCATTAACAGCTAAGGCCTAAGAGCGCAACTGCAAATGAACCTCTGTCAATCAAGTACCCCCTTCTTCCAAAATCTCTACTACCATTTATTCGGAGATAAATTAAACATAACAATACCAACAATACTCCTACTAACAACAATCTAAAGACTGATAAAATTATACAAAATACCCCATTAAAAAAGCTAAAATCAAGAACATATCAGAAACATTTCAATACCCATATAAGCATAAATATAACAAAATGCATACAAACAAAAGGGTACCTGTTTGTAAAGAAAAGAGTGGGGGCTAAGTTCTTGACGAACAAGAGTACCCATAGAAATATAAGGAACATCAAGAAGCTTAGAAAGCCTATCAGCATACACGTGTCGCTTAGCCATTGGATCACCAAGAATTACCCACTGAACACCTCTTCCATTAAAACACCCCTCACTATCCTCCATTGTTTTGTATCCATCATCTTCCCAGTCGTTGTAATCATAAGCAAGCGCCGCCGCGGATCCGAAAGGTCTGCGGCGGAGGAAATGATGGGGGAGAAATGAAGCTGCCGCTTTTAGACGGTGGCTTACGACGGCCATGGCGGCGGAGAGAGAGAAGTTCTTGTGGTCGGCACGAAAGAAGGGGGTTTAAGTTTAGGTTAGTGTTTTAAGGAGAGGAAAGTGGGGGAGATTAAAGTGTTTGACTTTGTTTCCTGTTTTTGGAGTGCCACGTGCCAACTTGTCATTGGCACTTTGGCAAATCGGTAAATCACTTTTTGTGGTTCCAAATGAATTTAAAATTTGTTCATTTCAGAACGAGGAGTCCTAATAATTCGGAAATTCATTCCGATTTTTCtaaaatgaataataaaacaTATAAGAGATAGCGTAAATATATTTACGAAAAATTTAAGAATGCCCGTTTCtgtttcaaaattattttaaaatggtTCAAAACTATTTTAAAATGGTGAGCTGATGTGAATTAAAATAAATCAAGTACTCACTACGTTTTATTTTATAtgatattttttttgaatatcctaaaagaataaatttttcgtttataattttaatttaaaattatcaCAACCACTCGtacataaattatatttattttgatcaaatttaaatttttaaaaatcatgcAAGTCAAAAAGGTCATATAATTCGGGGCGAagaaattatttaatattttgagatCATTTTCTAAACATGCAGGGCCTCTTTTTATTCGGCTGCATATATCGCTTTGAACGGTGCATGAAGTGGAGAAAAGTTTGATGGTTAATGACTAAGGGGCCATTTGGCAAATATGAATTATTTATATctgaattattaatatttatgaatgatctgAACGAATCAAAATTCTGAATGCTGAACGAATAATATTGTTTggtatataattttttttataacttctgaATGAAAATTTTgcaaataattttataaacaacaagtttaaaaaaaatacaaaatttaagAATATTGATTTATTGAATGTTCGATGCAGAGAAAATATGTATTATtaatacaaataatatatatcaaGATGTCAGATGATACATTAAATTTCGATAAACGACGACtcttaaaataaattttttttatttgt is a genomic window containing:
- the LOC141712104 gene encoding putative adenylate kinase 7, mitochondrial; the protein is MAVVSHRLKAAASFLPHHFLRRRPFGSAAALAYDYNDWEDDGYKTMEDSEGCFNGRGVQWVILGDPMAKRHVYADRLSKLLDVPYISMGTLVRQELSPHSFLYKQIANSVNQGKLVPEEVIFGLLSKRLEEGYCRGESGFILDGIPRTRVQAEVLDKIADIDLVLNIKCTEDCMLKGLLGDQACSTCHDLLGMQSSTITRNLQAKLSSAECVDTNLEGVGRDKLRTYAEQSKPIEEYYKKQKKLLEFQVAGAPGESWNGLLAALHLQHMNGFASSQKLNA